A single window of Anomaloglossus baeobatrachus isolate aAnoBae1 chromosome 5, aAnoBae1.hap1, whole genome shotgun sequence DNA harbors:
- the LOC142310800 gene encoding uncharacterized protein LOC142310800 gives MSDRGSEVYVTRSHVSSSASRKSVSSAAIATARAKAEAAKVRAAFAEQELKLKTEKARLEADLAKLAVDTEAAAAEAEVQALEEAARSDSKSFRLRLGPELSHRDISQRTSDYVLKHTASDDRLHSAPRERLNPAIQPSTFIQQTSHVKHEGNSVHLTPSVSPAPKFVDSYYTANRPKMEDPDGDYHGDNVFDGNNNSLGPHHSNMYQDHPLRNQELPDFLKFFARRELLTKGLLKFNDRPESYRAWRASFRNATAGLDISANEEIDLLVKWLGNESAEHAKRIRDISINHPSKGLCLLWERLDECYGSSERIEESLFKRLEDFPKISNKSFHMLRELSDLLVELQVAKFEGDLPGLASLDAARGIKPIVNKLPYSLQEKWLNRGSDYKQRHNVPFPPFHVFVDFVRQQAKIRNDPSFDLSTADPINPRTGKPAPVRNPRGSPITVHKTNVSATDSSRKTHSTTEPEGSLTIDPDKECPLHKRPHPLQQCRSFRGKSLKDRRIFLRENNICYRCCASTSHLARDCNASITCSECNSQEHSTALHPEPAPQNSTHIDRLTEHGGEETDSTPPEVSPQCTQVCGEGLTNKSCSKICLVTVYPMGYREKAVKLYAILDDQSNRSLASSAFFDIFGIKGLSCSYSLKTCTGVSEESGRRATGYQIESLDGKTSLPLPTLIECNAIPNNREEIPTPEAALHHPHLRNIAHLIPALNSQAKLVLLLGRDIIRVHKVRKQINGPHNSPYAQKLDLGWVVIGDVCLGKVPKPNNIQSLYTNTLESGRPSFFLPCPNKFPVKENLTNSAHLDGGKDRYAMDELCDGDKDHLGCAVFQKTKEDYKRAHSIEDETFLEIMDQGFHKDENDSWVAPLPFKPQRPCLPNNKEMALKRLTYLKPSFSKKPEMEVHFFAFMDKIFKIPTDQNPADHATRAVSAPRLKDTNWLVGPAFLYQPVPTAHETHTHELFEPESDVELQPQVSTLSTTITNRHLDSSRFLRFSTWRSAYRALTCLIHVIRSFKNRQSRPAPCKGWHRCHKAYTVEELTQAKHAIICCVQHEAYTQTLESLRNHRSVPKDSPLKKLDPFVDTQGLLRVGGRISNAKLENDECTPIIVPHGHVAFLLVEHYHAQVRHQGRLITEGALREAGFWITGVKRLVSRVIFKCIICRKLRGSCQSQKMADLPADRLSTEPPFTNVGLDVFGPWSVVTRQTRGGHANSKRWAVLFTCLSIRAVHIEVIETMDTSSFINAFRRFISLRGHVKHIRSDRGSNFVGACGELKIPSNLDINQVERRLSELGCTWTFNPPHSSHMGGVWERMIGIARRILDSIFLQLGPSKLTHETLTTFMAEVVAIMNARPLVPISNDPDDLSLLTPSTLLTQKFNVSMPTSGEFTTKDL, from the coding sequence atgtcagatagaggatctgaagtttatgtaacacgctcccatgtaagctcgtcagcttcaaggaagtctgtgagcagcgctgcaattgccaccgccagggcgaaggcggaagccgccaaagtgagagctgcctttgctgaacaagagttgaaattaaagacagaaaaagcacgtctagaagccgaccttgcaaaacttgctgtagacacagaagcagcagcagcagaagctgaagtacaggctttagaagaagcagcacgcagcgacagtaaaagtttcaggttaaggctcggacccgaactcagtcatcgggatatctcacaacgcacttcAGACTACGTGCTAAAGCATACCGCATCAGACGACCgtctacattcagctccaagagagagacttaatcctgccattcagccatcaaccttcattcaacaaacatcccatgttaagcatgaaggtaattccgtccacctaacaccatcagtgtcacctgcacccaagtttgtagattcctaTTACACAGCGAACCGTCCCAAAATGGAGGACCCCGATGGTGACTATCATGGCGACAACGTATTTGATggcaacaataactcactgggacctcatcatagcaacatgtatcaggaccaccctctcagaaatcaagagctaccagatttcctcaagttcttcgcacgccgtgagttactcaccaaaggtcttttaaagtttaacgaccgtcctgaaagttacagagcgtggagagcttccttcagaaacgccacggccggcctggacatctctgccaatgaagagatcgatctcttggtcaagtggctaggaaacgaatcagcagaacatgcaaaacgcatcagggatatcagcatcaaccacccgagcaaaggtttgtgcctgttatgggagagacttgatgagtgctatggctcttcagagaggatagaagaatccctcttcaaaaggttggaggactttcccaagatctctaataagagctttcacatgctaagagaattgagcgacctcttggtagaactccaagtcgccaagtttgaaggagacctgccaggcctcgcgtccctagatgcagccagaggtattaaacccatagtgaataagttgccttacagtctgcaagagaaatggttgaaccggggttcagattacaaacaacgtcacaacgtgccgtttcctccattccatgtcttcgtagattttgtgcgccagcaagccaagatcaggaatgatcccagctttgacctttccaccgcagatcccatcaacccacgaacaggtaagcctgctccagtacgcaaccctcgaggctcacctatcactgtacacaaaactaatgtgtctgctacagattcatcacgcaagacccacagtacaacagaacctgaagggtcactaacaattgacccagacaaagagtgccccctacacaaaaggcctcacccactgcaacagtgcaggagttttagaggaaaatctcttaaagaccgtagaatcttcctcagagaaaacaacatatgttacagatgttgtgcatccacatctcacttagctagagactgcaatgccagtatcacttgttcggagtgtaacagtcaagagcacagcacagctctacacccaGAACCAGCCCCACAGAATTCCACGCACATCGACCGacttacagagcacggcggggaggagacagacagtacacctcctgaagtgtcaccccagtgcactcaagtttgtggagaaggtctcactaacaaatcctgctcaaagatctgtctggttacagtttaccctatgggctacagagaaaaagcggttaaactctatgctatactcgacgaccagagtaatagatcactcgccagctcagctttctttgacatctttggaatcaagggacttagctgctcctactcactgaaaacatgtacaggagtgagtgaagaatctggcaggagggcaacaggttatcaaatcgaatccctagatgggaagacatccttaccccttcctacattaatcgagtgcaatgccatcccgaacaatagagaagagatacccactccagaagcggcactacaccatccccatttgagaaacatagcgcatctcattcctgcacttaattcccaagccaagttggtccttttgctggggagagacatcatcagagttcacaaggtgaggaaacagataaacggtcctcataactcgccctacgctcagaagctagatctaggatgggtagttataggggacgtctgcctcGGAAAAGTTCCCAAGCCGAACAACATCCAATCTCTCTACACGAACACATTGGAGAGTGGCCGtccatcctttttcctaccctgccccaacaaattccCAGTGAAGGAAAATCTCACCAATTCAGCACACTTAGATGGTGGGAAAGACAGATACgccatggatgaattgtgcgacggagacaaagatcatctagggtgcgctgtctttcaaaagaccaaagaagattataaacgagcccattccattgaagatgagaccttcctggagataatggatcaaggatttcacaaggatgaaaacgacagctgggtggctccactaccattcaagccacaaagaccctgtcttcctaacaacaaagagatggcactaaagcgccttacctacttaaagccaagtttctcaaagaagccagaaatggaggtacatttctttgctttcatggacaaaatattcaaaataccaaccgaccaaaatcctgcagaccatgcgaccagagcggtatcggcaccacgcctcaaagacactaactggctagtcggacctgcatttctgtatcaaccagtacccactgctcacgagacacatacacatgaactcttcgaacccgaatcagatgtagagctacagcctcaagtttccacacttagcacaacgatcaccaacaggcaccttgattccagccgcttcctcagattctctacctggagatcggcctacagagccttgacttgcctgatacatgtcattagatcctttaaaaacagacaatcgagaccagctccatgcaaaggctggcatcgttgtcataaagcttacacagtggaagagctcacgcaagccaaacacgcaatcatctgttgtgtacagcatgaagcttatacccagactctagagtccctccggaaccacagaagtgtcccaaaagatagtccccttaaaaaactggacccgtttgtggatactcaaggactgctgagagtcgggggacgaatttcaaatgcaaagcttgaaaatgacgagtgtactccaatcattgttcctcacggccatgttgctttcctgctggttgagcattatcacgcacaggttagacatcaagggcgcttgataactgaaggagccctacgggaagcgggtttctggataacaggagttaagcgacttgtgagtagagtcatcttcaaatgtatcatctgcaggaaactccgtggttcttgtcaatcccaaaaaatggcagacctaccagcagaccgtttgagtaccgaacctccttttactaacgtgggcctcgatgtgtttggtccctggtcagttgtcacacgtcagactaggggaggacatgcaaacagcaagcgctgggccgtcttgttcacatgtttgagtattagagccgtacacatagaagtcattgagacaatggacacatccagcttcataaatgccttcagacgattcatttctctcagaggacatgtaaagcatatacgctctgacagaggatctaactttgtaggagcatgtggtgaactaaagattccctcaaatctggacattaaccaagtagaaagacgtctttcagaactaggttgtacgtggacctttaacccaccgcactcatctcatatgggaggtgtgtgggagcgcatgatcggcatcgctcgcagaatcctcgattccatctttctgcaacttggtccttcgaagctcactcatgagactctaacaaccttcatggccgaggtagtagctataatgaacgccagaccactggttcccatatccaatgaccctgatgacctatctctgctcaccccttcaactctcctcacccagaagtTTAATGTGAGTATGCCGACTTCTGGAGAGTTTACTACAAAAGACTTGTAA